Proteins encoded in a region of the Puniceibacterium sp. IMCC21224 genome:
- the ftsY gene encoding signal recognition particle-docking protein FtsY encodes MSFFGKLKSKLFKSSSKLEEGLDAIVEDGGSAEPDVVPEAVPEPRQPEPRQPEPRQPEPFPVPEPAQVDVPKDPAPAPVSETPPAPPVEIPLVAPPAPAPQTPPKENPAPQPQGRPAGVLGRLFGRTDSGPVLRRTLDDDMLEQLEELLIAADMGVDTALRVTANMAEGRYGRKLSVQEIKQLLAAEIARIMEPVARPLPLYPTKPQVVLVVGVNGSGKTTTIGKLASQFRGAGKQVVIAAGDTFRAAAVEQLQVWGDRAGVPVLTAPEGSDPASLAFDAMTKAQADGADLLMIDTAGRLQNRADLMEELSKIVRVIRKKDPDAPHNTLLVLDATTGQNALNQVETFQKLANVTGLVMTKLDGTAKGGVLVALADKFGLPIHAIGVGEQIDDLAPFDPEEFAAALTGLETE; translated from the coding sequence ATGTCGTTTTTCGGCAAGCTCAAGAGCAAGCTTTTCAAATCATCATCAAAGCTCGAAGAGGGGCTGGATGCCATTGTCGAGGATGGCGGCAGCGCCGAACCCGATGTGGTGCCCGAGGCCGTGCCAGAACCCCGGCAGCCCGAGCCGCGTCAGCCCGAGCCGCGTCAGCCCGAACCGTTCCCGGTGCCCGAACCGGCACAGGTCGACGTGCCAAAAGATCCGGCTCCCGCGCCGGTCAGCGAAACGCCTCCCGCGCCGCCAGTTGAAATTCCGTTGGTCGCACCGCCGGCACCCGCGCCGCAAACGCCACCGAAAGAAAACCCGGCACCGCAACCCCAAGGGCGCCCCGCCGGTGTTCTGGGGCGGCTCTTTGGCCGCACTGACAGTGGCCCGGTGCTGCGTCGTACGCTGGACGACGATATGCTCGAACAGCTCGAAGAGCTGCTGATCGCCGCCGACATGGGGGTCGATACCGCTCTGCGGGTGACTGCCAACATGGCCGAGGGGCGTTATGGGCGCAAACTGTCAGTCCAGGAAATCAAGCAGCTGCTCGCGGCTGAAATTGCCCGGATCATGGAGCCGGTGGCGCGTCCGCTGCCGCTTTATCCGACCAAGCCGCAGGTGGTGCTGGTTGTCGGGGTGAACGGATCGGGCAAGACCACGACCATTGGCAAGCTGGCGTCGCAATTTCGCGGCGCCGGGAAACAGGTGGTGATCGCCGCGGGGGACACCTTTCGCGCCGCTGCGGTCGAACAGTTGCAAGTCTGGGGCGACCGCGCCGGTGTGCCAGTGCTGACAGCGCCCGAAGGGTCCGACCCCGCCAGCCTTGCCTTTGACGCGATGACCAAGGCGCAAGCCGATGGCGCTGACTTGCTGATGATCGACACGGCCGGCCGGTTGCAGAATCGCGCCGATCTGATGGAAGAGCTGTCGAAAATCGTCCGCGTCATCCGCAAAAAGGACCCCGACGCGCCCCACAATACGTTGTTGGTGCTGGATGCGACCACGGGCCAGAACGCGCTGAACCAGGTCGAAACCTTTCAAAAGCTGGCCAATGTGACCGGTCTGGTGATGACCAAGCTGGACGGCACAGCCAAGGGCGGGGTGCTGGTGGCGCTGGCCGACAAATTCGGCCTGCCGATACATGCAATCGGTGTGGGCGAACAGATTGATGATCTGGCGCCGTTTGACCCCGAAGAATTTGCCGCCGCTCTGACCGGTCTTGAAACAGAATGA
- a CDS encoding DMT family transporter: protein MSAWIISLDGTEAGHQLALVLALLAAFLHAIFGALQKGRHDPWLSRGAIDASYFVMALPVVFFVVPFPEPELWPIFVGMFVIHLIYKILQAKAYTRGAYTVVYPVVRGTGPLFTVFGAYLIFGEVFGAVQWLGVAVLMSGIFGLALYNLRHLEVARDTLPAALGFAVLTGMFVALYTTYDAYGIRASADPFTFLAWYFVIDGVALPPYAYLRWRAMADRPAPGPLLLRGVIGGVIAFGSFGSIMLATRLDKVGEAAVLRETSTVFAAVIGWIFLRETVGPRRIALMALIAAGAVIVELGG from the coding sequence GTGAGCGCCTGGATCATCTCGCTTGACGGTACAGAGGCCGGACATCAACTGGCTTTGGTTCTGGCGCTTCTGGCGGCGTTTTTGCATGCAATCTTTGGCGCTTTGCAAAAGGGCCGTCATGATCCCTGGCTGTCGCGCGGTGCCATCGACGCCAGCTATTTCGTGATGGCGCTGCCGGTGGTGTTTTTCGTTGTACCATTTCCGGAACCGGAGCTCTGGCCGATATTCGTCGGGATGTTTGTGATCCATCTGATCTACAAAATCCTCCAGGCCAAGGCCTATACACGCGGTGCCTATACGGTGGTCTACCCGGTGGTGCGCGGCACCGGGCCGCTGTTTACCGTGTTTGGCGCCTACCTGATTTTCGGAGAGGTATTTGGCGCGGTGCAATGGTTGGGCGTCGCGGTGCTGATGTCGGGGATCTTTGGTCTGGCGCTCTATAACCTGCGCCATCTGGAAGTGGCGCGCGACACGCTGCCTGCGGCGCTGGGTTTTGCCGTGCTGACCGGGATGTTTGTCGCGCTTTATACCACCTATGACGCTTATGGCATCCGCGCCTCTGCCGATCCCTTTACCTTTCTTGCCTGGTATTTCGTCATTGATGGCGTGGCATTGCCGCCCTACGCCTATCTGCGCTGGCGGGCGATGGCGGACCGGCCCGCCCCGGGCCCGCTGCTGCTGCGCGGGGTGATTGGCGGGGTGATCGCCTTTGGCAGCTTTGGCTCGATCATGCTGGCCACGCGACTCGACAAGGTCGGCGAGGCGGCGGTGCTGCGCGAAACCTCGACCGTGTTTGCGGCGGTGATTGGCTGGATCTTTTTGCGCGAGACGGTCGGCCCGAGGCGCATCGCCCTGATGGCGCTGATTGCGGCTGGCGCAGTGATTGTTGAGTTGGGCGGCTGA
- a CDS encoding NAD(P)H-dependent oxidoreductase subunit E, whose translation MVVDQRKGVWKSGKGKGRHTTKGRQLDDQAWAEVRTLLGDAPRRRDLLIEYLHLIQDGHGCLRAAHLRALAEEMRMSMAEVYEVASFYAHFDVIKEGEAPPPKLTIRVCDSLSCELAGSEALQAALASGLDAEEVRVLRAPCMGRCDTAPVLELGHNHIDHATPEKVHAAIAADHTHVRIPDYEDYAAYVAEGGYAKLAELRDHGDWEAVQETILASGLRGLGGAGFPSGKKWGFVRGNAGPRYLAVNGDEGEPGTFKDRYYLERTPHLFLEGMLIAAWAVEAETAFIYMRDEYPAVLDILRREIRALEEAGVVAPGYIDLRRGAGAYICGEESAMIESIEGKRGIPRHRPPYVAQVGVFGRPTLVHNIETLHWIAAVCREGPEILSGVERNGRKGLRSYSVSGRVTTPGVYLLPAGSHILDVIEAAGGMADGHVFKAYQPGGPSSGLLPASMDDIPLDFDTLQPHGSFIGSAAVVVLSDQDSARDAALNMLRFFEDESCGQCTPCRVGCEKAVKLMQAEHWDQPLLEELCQAMGDASICGLGQAAPNPIRMTIKHFGDEI comes from the coding sequence ATGGTAGTGGATCAGCGCAAGGGCGTGTGGAAGTCGGGCAAGGGCAAGGGACGGCACACAACCAAAGGGCGCCAGCTGGACGATCAGGCCTGGGCTGAGGTCCGGACCTTGCTGGGGGATGCCCCGCGCCGTCGCGATCTGCTGATCGAGTATCTGCATCTGATCCAGGATGGGCATGGCTGCCTGCGTGCGGCGCATCTGCGCGCTCTGGCCGAAGAGATGCGGATGAGCATGGCCGAGGTTTACGAGGTCGCCAGTTTCTATGCTCATTTCGACGTGATCAAGGAAGGCGAGGCGCCACCGCCCAAGCTGACCATCCGGGTCTGCGATTCACTGTCTTGCGAGTTGGCGGGATCCGAGGCGCTGCAAGCTGCGCTGGCATCAGGACTGGATGCCGAGGAGGTGCGCGTCCTGCGTGCGCCCTGCATGGGCCGCTGCGACACCGCCCCGGTGTTGGAACTGGGCCACAACCACATCGACCACGCCACACCGGAAAAGGTCCATGCTGCGATCGCTGCGGATCACACCCACGTGCGTATCCCCGATTACGAGGATTACGCCGCTTATGTGGCCGAAGGCGGCTATGCCAAACTGGCAGAGCTGCGCGACCACGGCGATTGGGAGGCGGTGCAGGAAACCATTCTGGCCTCGGGCCTGCGCGGGCTGGGCGGCGCGGGTTTTCCGTCGGGCAAGAAATGGGGTTTTGTCCGGGGCAACGCCGGCCCGCGCTATCTGGCCGTGAACGGGGACGAGGGCGAGCCGGGCACGTTCAAGGACCGGTATTACCTGGAACGCACGCCGCATCTGTTCCTTGAGGGGATGCTGATTGCCGCCTGGGCGGTCGAGGCCGAGACCGCCTTTATCTACATGCGCGATGAATATCCCGCCGTGCTGGACATCCTGCGTCGTGAGATTCGTGCACTGGAAGAGGCGGGCGTTGTGGCACCGGGCTATATCGACCTGCGGCGCGGGGCGGGGGCGTATATCTGCGGCGAGGAAAGCGCCATGATCGAATCGATCGAGGGCAAGCGCGGCATCCCGCGCCACCGCCCGCCCTATGTGGCGCAGGTGGGGGTGTTTGGTCGGCCTACCCTGGTCCACAACATTGAGACGCTCCATTGGATTGCTGCCGTCTGCCGCGAGGGGCCGGAAATCCTGTCAGGCGTCGAACGCAATGGCCGCAAGGGGTTGCGATCCTATTCCGTGTCGGGTCGCGTGACGACACCGGGTGTTTACCTGCTGCCTGCAGGGTCACACATCCTTGACGTGATCGAGGCGGCGGGCGGCATGGCCGACGGCCACGTGTTCAAGGCTTACCAGCCTGGCGGACCGTCGTCGGGTCTGTTGCCTGCGTCGATGGATGACATCCCGCTGGATTTTGACACGTTGCAACCGCACGGCTCGTTCATTGGCTCTGCGGCGGTTGTTGTTCTGTCGGATCAGGATTCCGCCCGCGATGCGGCGCTCAACATGCTGCGGTTTTTTGAAGATGAAAGCTGTGGCCAGTGTACGCCCTGTCGTGTGGGTTGCGAAAAAGCGGTCAAACTGATGCAGGCCGAACACTGGGACCAACCGCTGCTGGAAGAGCTGTGCCAGGCGATGGGGGACGCGTCGATCTGCGGTCTGGGTCAGGCCGCGCCAAATCCGATCCGCATGACGATCAAACATTTTGGCGATGAGATATGA
- a CDS encoding lytic transglycosylase domain-containing protein: MVLILTMCAPGIGSAEPGTLCSSGSYGPVECIRPSQFVHDTCQAIDHFATRHGIDPGFFARLIWQESRFDPNALSPARAMGIAQFIASTAVLRGLRDTYNPAEALEHSAEYLGEMTRHYGNPGLAAIGYNGGERRAEGLIAGTGALARETVNYVQIITGLTAETWRDSPPKSHDFRLSKSLPFRAACHDLARNRRLTPYPRPEPTLKPWGVQVAFGTSTAAARAKVQALRPACRSTLKDETVDYVYEKSRASPRGGYYMARVSRNSRDDAWRLCSRIKAQGCICAVYPNG, from the coding sequence ATGGTTCTGATTTTGACGATGTGCGCACCGGGGATCGGCAGCGCCGAACCAGGAACGCTATGCAGCTCCGGCAGCTATGGCCCGGTAGAGTGCATCCGACCGTCGCAATTTGTCCATGACACCTGCCAGGCCATCGACCATTTCGCAACCCGACACGGCATAGATCCCGGTTTCTTTGCCCGGCTGATCTGGCAGGAAAGCCGGTTTGACCCTAACGCCCTTAGCCCTGCCCGCGCGATGGGAATCGCGCAGTTCATCGCTTCGACCGCCGTCTTGCGTGGGCTGCGCGACACCTACAACCCAGCCGAGGCGCTAGAACATTCCGCCGAATATCTGGGCGAGATGACGCGCCACTACGGCAATCCCGGACTGGCGGCGATCGGATATAACGGCGGCGAACGGCGCGCCGAGGGGCTGATCGCAGGCACCGGCGCGCTGGCACGTGAGACGGTGAACTACGTGCAAATCATCACCGGCCTGACCGCCGAGACGTGGCGCGATTCGCCCCCCAAATCGCATGATTTCCGCCTGTCCAAGTCCCTGCCGTTTCGCGCCGCCTGTCATGATCTGGCACGCAACCGTCGGCTGACACCCTACCCGCGCCCGGAACCCACGCTCAAACCCTGGGGGGTGCAAGTGGCCTTTGGCACCTCAACCGCTGCGGCGCGGGCCAAGGTGCAGGCGCTGCGCCCCGCCTGCCGCAGCACGCTAAAGGACGAAACCGTTGACTATGTCTATGAGAAAAGCCGCGCCAGCCCGCGCGGCGGCTACTACATGGCCCGCGTCAGTCGCAACAGCCGCGACGACGCCTGGCGCCTGTGCAGCAGGATCAAGGCGCAGGGGTGCATCTGCGCGGTGTATCCGAATGGGTGA
- a CDS encoding alkane 1-monooxygenase, producing the protein MTRFVLITLGMALVLALALCLGGIWPPLALGYITVFTFLMDKVTALAAADAPQGAEFPAGHGLSTLLGLLHFLLLYGGVAVLSDPASRGAVLDLADKVLCFLALALFLGQVSNSNAHELIHRSARWPRRLGVAIYCSLLFGHHASAHPRVHHVHAATDADPNSARLGEGFYAFALRAWTGSFRAGLRAERALRAQRPAATLHPYAAYGIGAAASVTLAALLGGTVGVAVLLGLAVYAQIQLLLSDYVQHYGLRRSLRADGRPEPVGPAHSWNAPHGFSSALMLNAPRHSDHHAHPSRPYPGLSINRDVMPILPHSLPVMAVIALAPALWRRMMDNRAHHWSADDATQNAKP; encoded by the coding sequence GTGACACGGTTTGTACTCATAACGCTGGGCATGGCTCTGGTGCTCGCGCTGGCCCTGTGTCTGGGCGGGATCTGGCCGCCGCTGGCACTGGGGTATATCACCGTGTTTACATTCCTGATGGACAAAGTGACCGCGCTGGCCGCCGCCGATGCGCCGCAGGGGGCCGAATTCCCGGCGGGTCATGGCCTGTCGACCCTGTTGGGCCTGCTGCATTTCCTATTGCTCTATGGCGGCGTTGCAGTCCTAAGCGACCCGGCGTCCCGCGGTGCGGTGCTGGACCTTGCCGACAAAGTGCTATGCTTTCTCGCGCTAGCGCTGTTTCTGGGCCAGGTCAGCAACTCCAATGCCCATGAACTGATCCACCGCAGCGCGCGTTGGCCGCGCAGGCTGGGGGTGGCGATCTACTGCTCGCTGCTTTTTGGTCACCATGCCTCGGCCCATCCGCGTGTCCACCACGTTCACGCCGCGACCGATGCCGACCCCAACTCGGCGCGTCTGGGCGAAGGGTTCTATGCCTTCGCCCTGCGCGCCTGGACCGGATCGTTTCGCGCCGGGCTGCGGGCCGAACGCGCGCTGCGGGCGCAGCGGCCCGCCGCTACACTGCATCCTTATGCCGCCTACGGTATCGGGGCCGCTGCTTCTGTGACCTTGGCTGCCTTGCTGGGGGGCACCGTCGGCGTGGCCGTGCTGCTCGGACTTGCGGTCTATGCACAGATTCAACTGCTGCTGTCGGATTACGTTCAACACTACGGGTTGCGCCGGTCTTTGCGGGCAGATGGCCGACCCGAACCCGTGGGTCCCGCCCACAGCTGGAATGCCCCGCATGGTTTTTCGTCAGCGCTGATGCTGAACGCGCCGCGCCATTCTGACCATCACGCCCACCCGTCCCGCCCCTATCCAGGGCTCAGCATAAACCGCGACGTCATGCCGATCCTGCCACACTCATTACCTGTCATGGCGGTGATCGCGCTGGCCCCGGCTCTGTGGCGGCGAATGATGGATAACCGGGCACACCACTGGTCTGCGGATGACGCGACACAGAACGCAAAACCGTGA
- a CDS encoding inner membrane-spanning protein YciB produces MSNDPINPMLKTALELGPVLAFFAAYLWLKDDVFTIAGTEYKGFILVTAGFIPVIVACTGILWWLTGKLAIMQIVTVVLIVVFGGLSVWLNDERFFKMKPTLIYVLFGGALGFGLLRGQSYLRHVMSGLMPLEDEGWMILTRRVTALFFGLAVANEVIWRSMSTETWVYFKTFGLTAAIFLFFITQNGLFKKYAVEDVDKG; encoded by the coding sequence ATGTCGAACGACCCCATCAACCCGATGCTCAAGACCGCCCTCGAACTGGGGCCGGTGCTGGCATTCTTTGCCGCGTATCTTTGGCTCAAGGACGATGTGTTCACCATCGCGGGGACTGAATACAAAGGCTTTATTCTGGTTACGGCCGGGTTCATCCCGGTGATTGTGGCCTGTACCGGCATCCTGTGGTGGTTGACTGGTAAGCTGGCGATTATGCAGATCGTTACGGTGGTGCTGATCGTGGTATTCGGCGGTTTGTCCGTCTGGCTGAACGATGAACGGTTCTTTAAGATGAAGCCGACGCTGATCTATGTGCTGTTCGGCGGCGCGCTGGGCTTTGGTCTGCTGCGCGGGCAAAGCTATCTGCGCCACGTCATGTCCGGGTTGATGCCGCTTGAGGATGAGGGCTGGATGATCCTGACCCGGCGTGTCACGGCGCTGTTCTTTGGTTTGGCGGTGGCGAACGAAGTGATCTGGCGCAGCATGAGCACCGAAACGTGGGTTTATTTCAAGACCTTCGGCCTGACAGCGGCGATCTTTTTGTTCTTCATTACCCAGAACGGATTGTTCAAGAAATACGCGGTCGAGGATGTCGACAAGGGCTGA
- a CDS encoding xanthine dehydrogenase family protein molybdopterin-binding subunit, with protein MDKFGKSQPVKRVEDMRFLTGAGRYVEDITPKGALRSYVFRSPVAHAEITELDVSAARTAPGVHVVLTAEDLVAGGVTLGMKATLVKNRDGTMGAAPERPLLANGRVRFVGEAIAVVVAETLQQARDAAELIGFDYSDLPVHVDLAVGGTAIHAEAPDNLAYDWGMGDETATAAAFDAAAHTVALTVSDNRIIVNSMEPRGCYAEWDGTRLHLAFGGQGVWGLKQNLIDLLGLEAENVRVTNPDVGGGFGMKGMPYPEYFVVAHAARVLGRTVGWMSDRSEAMLSDNAGRDLVSLGELAFDENHRITGYRVNTVSNLGAYNSNFAQLIQSQLFSRVLTGVYDIQSIWLHVEGVYTNTTQVDAYRGAGRPEAIYLLERMMDRAARDLGVDPWELRRINFIRPDQFPYDTKVGETYDVGEFQRVLDRAAQNADRAGFAARRAASEKAGKLRGQGLCYYIESILGSPSEDVHVTFEEDGSAVIYVGTQSNGQGHETVFAQFLSDQTGIPADSIRVVQGDSDLIPNGGGTGGSRSVTVQTNATLVVVADIITKMTAFLADEMGVPASEIGFDDDRFRAEGSNLTPTILDVAAMAREAGRDDLLSHKATAQLPARSFPNGAHIAEVEVDPETGQVVVDRYTVVDDFGNLINPMLAEGQVHGGVVQGIGQALSEQVVYDEAGQLLSASFMDYAMPRAKDVPMIGFATEVVPSTANALGMKGCGEAGTVGSMAAMANAMQDALWDRDIRQVDMPFTPQRVWDMLQNGRIAAE; from the coding sequence ATGGACAAGTTTGGCAAAAGTCAGCCCGTAAAACGGGTCGAGGATATGCGGTTTCTGACCGGCGCTGGGCGCTATGTCGAAGATATCACACCCAAAGGTGCGCTGCGGTCTTATGTGTTTCGCTCGCCCGTTGCCCATGCCGAAATCACCGAACTGGATGTCAGCGCGGCCCGTACCGCCCCCGGTGTGCATGTGGTCCTGACGGCTGAGGATCTGGTTGCAGGTGGCGTCACGCTGGGCATGAAGGCGACGTTGGTCAAGAACCGCGATGGCACCATGGGGGCTGCCCCCGAACGGCCCCTGCTGGCCAATGGTCGCGTCCGATTCGTAGGTGAAGCAATCGCGGTGGTCGTGGCCGAGACGCTGCAACAGGCGCGCGATGCGGCCGAACTGATCGGTTTTGACTACTCAGATCTGCCGGTGCATGTGGATCTGGCGGTGGGCGGCACCGCGATCCATGCCGAAGCGCCGGACAATCTGGCCTATGATTGGGGCATGGGCGATGAGACCGCGACAGCCGCGGCCTTTGATGCGGCGGCGCACACCGTGGCCCTGACGGTCAGTGATAACCGTATCATAGTCAACTCGATGGAGCCGCGCGGCTGCTACGCCGAATGGGATGGCACCCGTCTGCATTTGGCCTTTGGCGGGCAGGGCGTCTGGGGCCTGAAACAGAACCTGATCGACCTGCTGGGGCTTGAGGCCGAAAATGTGCGCGTGACCAACCCGGATGTGGGCGGCGGTTTCGGCATGAAAGGGATGCCCTATCCCGAGTATTTTGTCGTTGCCCACGCGGCGCGCGTGTTGGGGCGCACAGTCGGCTGGATGTCGGATCGCAGCGAGGCAATGCTGAGCGACAATGCCGGGCGGGACCTGGTGTCTCTGGGTGAACTGGCGTTCGACGAAAACCATCGCATCACCGGATACCGGGTCAACACGGTGTCGAATCTGGGCGCCTATAACTCTAACTTTGCGCAACTGATCCAGTCACAACTGTTTTCCCGTGTTTTGACAGGGGTGTACGACATTCAGTCGATCTGGCTGCATGTTGAGGGAGTTTATACCAATACCACCCAGGTTGACGCATACCGTGGTGCAGGCCGACCCGAGGCGATCTACCTTTTGGAACGCATGATGGACCGGGCCGCGCGTGATCTGGGCGTTGATCCGTGGGAGCTGCGGCGCATCAACTTCATTCGCCCCGATCAGTTCCCCTATGACACCAAGGTGGGTGAGACCTATGATGTTGGCGAATTCCAGCGTGTGCTGGATCGTGCAGCCCAGAACGCGGATCGTGCGGGATTCGCAGCGCGCAGGGCCGCATCGGAAAAGGCTGGAAAGCTGCGCGGACAGGGCCTGTGTTACTATATCGAAAGCATTCTGGGGTCTCCTTCCGAAGATGTGCATGTCACATTTGAAGAGGACGGCAGCGCCGTGATCTATGTCGGAACCCAAAGCAACGGGCAGGGTCACGAGACGGTCTTTGCGCAGTTCCTGTCGGATCAGACCGGTATTCCGGCGGACAGCATTCGTGTGGTGCAGGGCGACAGTGATCTCATTCCCAACGGCGGTGGCACTGGCGGGTCGCGGTCTGTGACGGTGCAGACCAATGCGACGTTGGTCGTGGTGGCCGATATCATCACCAAGATGACGGCGTTTCTGGCGGATGAAATGGGCGTCCCCGCATCCGAGATCGGGTTTGACGACGACCGGTTCCGGGCTGAGGGATCGAACCTGACGCCGACCATACTGGATGTGGCGGCAATGGCCCGCGAGGCGGGGCGCGACGATCTGCTCAGCCACAAGGCGACGGCGCAACTGCCCGCGCGCTCGTTTCCCAACGGGGCCCATATCGCCGAGGTAGAGGTCGATCCAGAGACCGGCCAGGTGGTGGTGGACCGCTATACGGTGGTGGACGATTTTGGTAACCTTATCAATCCGATGCTGGCCGAAGGTCAAGTGCACGGTGGCGTTGTGCAGGGCATCGGTCAGGCGCTGTCCGAACAGGTGGTCTATGACGAGGCCGGGCAGCTTCTTTCGGCAAGTTTTATGGACTACGCGATGCCACGCGCCAAAGATGTTCCCATGATCGGATTCGCCACCGAGGTTGTACCCTCGACCGCCAATGCCTTGGGTATGAAGGGCTGCGGCGAGGCCGGGACCGTGGGGTCAATGGCCGCGATGGCGAATGCCATGCAGGACGCGCTGTGGGACCGGGATATTCGTCAGGTGGATATGCCGTTCACACCGCAGCGGGTATGGGACATGTTGCAGAATGGACGTATCGCGGCTGAGTGA